Sequence from the Deltaproteobacteria bacterium IMCC39524 genome:
TTGCCATGCCGATAACGGAGCAGATGTACCAGGTTCTCTACGAAGAGAAAGACCCGAAGCAGGCGGCTGCTGACCTGATGACGCGGGCCCTGACTTCAGAAGACGAATAAAAAAACCATTTTAAGGGGATAAAAATGATGAAAAAAATAATCTTGATGATTCTTACCGCCAGTCTTTTATTTACCGCACCTGTGCTCGCTTTCGAGGTTGTTGTAATAGAAACCAATCATGGCGATATAACTGTTGAGCTGGATAACGAAAAAGCGCCTATTTCAGTAGCAAACTTTTTGGCCTATGCTGAAAGCAACCATTATGATGGTACGATCTTTCACCGGGTCATTAAGGATTTTATGATTCAGGGCGGAAACTTTACCCCTGATATGTCGCCCAAAAAGACTCTCGCTCAGATCAAGAACGAAGCAGGCAATGGTTTGCGCAACCTGCGTGGCACGATCGCTATGGCTCGCACCGGCGTCGTCGACAGTGCGACCAGCCAGTTCTTCATCAACCTCAAGGATAATGATTTTCTCGATCATAAGGACACCTCTGTCAGGGGGTACGGCTACGCCGTGTTCGGCAAGGTCATCAAGGGCATGGATGTGGTTGACAAGATCGGTACGACCAAAACCCACACGTTTAAACGTTTCCGTGATGTTCCCGCCGAACCGGTTGTTATCAAGAGCGTCAAACGTGTAGCAAAGTAAAATCGGTCATTGGTTAAGTAAACTCTTTTTCGGAAGAGCAAGCTGAAGTCGTTACCCTGCGAGTAATGACGTTAGCGAGGCAGGTATGTCCACCGCTCGCATCATGACTTACAACATTCAGGGCTGCCGAGGTGGCGATGGTCAGGTGAATCCTGACCGGATTCTGAATGTTATCGCCGACGCTGCTCCTGATATTGTCATCCTGCAGGAGCTCGGCGCGGTGCACCATGCCGATATCCTCCCCTACCTGTCTGAGCGCCTCGGTCTTGAGGCCTTCCGGGATGTGACCGGAGGACCCTTGGCTTATCTTTCCTTTTTTCCCCTCAAAGGCGTGCAGCGATTCGATCTTGGTTATGGTGGGCAGTGCCTGCGGGCTGATGTCGAGCTGGCTGGCAAGCGCCTGCACCTCTTGAATGTCAGCTTGGACAGTTTCCCGCGTTTTCGCAGTCACCAGGTCACACGTTTGCTCGGTTCAGAACTGCTCGGCAACCCATCTATGGCGTGCCCGGCATTAATTGTTGGTGACTTTGCCGATTTTCTTTGGGGTGCAGGCAACCTGGAATTGGCCTCTGTGCTGCGCCGGGCCCGTCGGCCCCTGTGGCGGGGCACCTACCCTTCCCGTTGCCCGGTTTTTGGCCGGGACCGTGCTTATCTGCGTGGTGGCGTACGAATCCTTGACGCTTCCATCAATCGTAGTTACATAGCCCGCCAGGCGTCAGGCCATTTACCTTTGACGATGACGGTACAGATTACCGACACTCGCCGCTCCGTGCGTCTTAGACAGTTGACCGGTGGTCGCATGGAGGCCGCTCCAGGTTAAAAGAGTCGTGACAAGCCCACGCCGTGGAAAACTCTGTGGATAAGGTTGATAACTCCCATTGAACCGGGTAAAAATCATTAAAAAAATGAAAACCCGCCGCATAAGCAAAGTTCATGCATTGCACACCCTGGATCGTCTTGAAGCAAGCTATCCGGACGCTCATTGTGCTCTCTTGCATGACAACCCATGGCAACTTCTGATAGCGACAATCCTCTCGGCACAGTGTACAGATGTGAGGGTTAACATGGTGACACCGGTTCTTTTCAATCGCTTTCCAGATCCTTTGAGTCTGGCGCAGGCAGAGCTTGGTGACGTTGAGGAGTTAATCCGCTCGACCGGGTTCTTTCGCAACAAGGCAAAGAGTCTGATCGGATGTTCGAGGGCGCTGGTTGAAGAACATCAGGGGAAGGTTCCGCAAGAGATGTCCGCTCTGGTTGCCTTGCCCGGGGTTGGCCGTAAAACCGCCAACGTGGTTTTGGGCAATGCCTTTGCTACGCCTGGGATGGTGGTGGATACCCACGTCGGTCGAATCGCCGGGCGCCTGGGATGGGTTACGGTGCGCACCGCAGAAGGCATTGAAGAGCAGCTCTGCAAGTTGCTGCCGAAAGAGCGTTGGACGCAAGCTGCACATGTCTTGATCTTTCATGGTCGGCAATGTTGTCGGGCGCAGACTGCCTGGTGTTCAAATTGTCCGGTTGTGGATCGGTGTCCGCAGGTTGGGGTTGGGCGGCAGAAGTAGGGGTAAGATAAAAACAATCAAAAAAAGGGACACGACATTAGTCGTGTCCCTTTTTACATAAAACCATGATGAAAATTTAAAGCTCATCCATATCCAGTCGGAAAAAGTCCTTTGCCTCAGGTGTCTTCTCATCGAGTGCATAACGAACCGGAGCGGTATTGGGCGCAAAAGCCTCAATTACGATGTCCTGGCTGTCTTCGGGCGCAAGTAGACCAGTGAGTGGATCAATGGGCCGAAATAGGATGCTGTCCGGGACAGGAAAATGTTCAACCGGCATATCCTTGGTTGCCTCGAGCATGAATGCAACCCAGGCGGGAGCCGCTGCCTTGGAGCCGGTTTCTTGCTTGCCGAGAGGACGTTCCAAGTCGTAACCGACCCAGGAGACGGCAAGCAGCTGATTGACGTAGCCGATGAACCAGGCATCCTTGAGATCGTTTGTGGTGCCGGTTTTGCCGGCAGTGGGGCGTTTCAAGCTTCTGGCACGCCAACCCGTGCCATTTTGCACGACGCTCTCAAGGAGGTTGGTGGTCAGGTAGGCTGTTTCTGGGCTGATAACGCGGTTGCGGGATTGGCCGATCAGCTTCTGACCACTCATAGGTCCAGCCGGGAAGTCTGCCGGGTCGTTCGATTCAATCACCTTGCCATCACGATCGAGAACCTTGTTGATGTAGGTCGGCGCAACGCGCACACCACCGTTGGCGAGCACCGAGTAGCTGCGTGCCAGTTCCATCGGGGTTAACGCCGAAGAGCCAAGACCAAGGGTCAAGTCTTCGGCAAGATCCGATTCAATGCCGAGTTTGCGGGCGTAGTTGGCCGCGTAGCGGACGCCGATATCCTCAAGGATTTTAATGGTGATGACGTTGTAAGACTTGGCCAAAGCGGTTCGCAGAGGAACCGGTCCGTAGAAGCGCTTGGAGTAATTCTTCGGCTTCCATTCCTTGATTTCACCACTCTCCAGGCGTTCTTTGTAGATCAAGGGAGTATCGAGAATCACAGTGGCCGGCGTATAGCCTTTGTCGAGGGCCGATGCGTAGATCAGGGGCTTCATCGCTGAACCGGGCAGGCGTCGGGCCTGGAGAACCCGGTTGAACTGACTGGTGCGGAAGTCGTAACCACCGACCATGACCTTGATCTGTCCTGTGTGAGGATCCATGGCCAGCAAAGCGCCCTGGGCTTGCGGCTCCTGCTCAAGACTCAGCTGCCAGGGGTCTTCTGTCGGGATATTGAGGACACGCACCTGGATCCTGGAACCAAGCGGCAGGCGGGTTGCTTGCTCATTGGCGTTGCCGCTTTCTGCTTCGGTGCGTTTGACCTGCTGGATCGGGCCGGCCCATTCGCTTTCCTTGAGCAAGATGCGCCCTTCCCGGTCGGCAAAGCGGAGGTGCAAACTCTTTTTGTCAGAACCACTGACGACGGCCTCGATGAAATCATCAACCTGCGGTGTCTTTTCAGCAAAGGATGCAACCTGTTCACTCAGGAAGAGCCCTTCTTCTTCAGGAGTCAAAACAGCAAGTGGGCCGCGGTAGCCCCGGCGTTTGTCATGATCACGCAGGTTGGCTTGCACCGACGCCTGGGCGGCAAGCTGCATCTGCAGGTTCATACTGGTCTGTACTTCGAGGCCGCCACGGTAGAGCTGTTCTTCACCGTAGGTGTCTTCAAGGTAGCGCCGAACCTGTTCGGTGAAATAAGCCGCGTTGGTCAGGTGTTGATTGATGCGCGGGCGAATGACGAGCTCTTGTGCCGCAGCCTGATCCGCTTCTTCCTGGGTGATGAAGCCCTCGCTGACCATGCGGCCTAGAACGTAAACTTGCCGATCCTTGGCGCGCTCATAATGACGGTAAGGGGAATAGCGACTGGGAGCTTTCGGTAAGCCAGCGAGAATACTGCACTCGGCGAGAGTCAGGTTCTCGACATCTTTGTCGAAATAGTTCTCGGCAGCAGCCTGCACGCCGTGGGCACCATGACCGAGATAGATCTGGTTGAGGTAGAGGTAGAGAATTTCTTCCTTGGAGAGACGCTTTTCCATGCGATAAGCAAGAATGGCCTCTTTAAACTTGCGCTTGAATTTGCGCTCCGGGGTCAGTAAAAGACTTTTCGCAACCTGCTGGGTGATCGTGCTGCCGCCCTGAACAATGCCGCCCGCTTTAATATTCTTGATCGCTGCCCGGATAATCGAAACAATGTCGATGCCCTGGTGTTTGAAGAAGTTTGCATCTTCCGCCGCAACAAAGGCCTGAACGAGTTGTTTCGGCATCTTTGACACTGGCGCGATGATCCTGCGCTCCTCGAACAGTTCGGCAATAACCGAGCCATCGTCGCTGAGCACACGGGTGATAATTGGCGGGCGATAGTCTGCAAGGGTATCGACCTTGGGCAAAGACTTGGAGATGTAGAGGTAAGCGCCTACCGGAATCAAAATGGCGAGCAGCAGGCCAAGCAGACCCAGGGTCAACAGGGTTCGGGTCAGTATGGTAAGCAATGATTTTTTTTGTTTCTCTTTCTGTTTTGGCATATAACCCTCGATTGAACCTGATATCTCTACATGAAGAAGAGACCTCTTCTTCCCATAAGGGTGTAAGATACAGGTAGAACGGACTTTTCTACCATAGCACTTCCCTTTTCGGCAACACTTTTGCCGGTTTAACAGGCCTCTGCGCTATGCTATAGTTAGAAGCTGTGCAAAAGAGAGAATAAAAATTCAAAGGTCCACAAAACCTTTAAAGGAGATCCTTTGCCTGTCATAGCTTTTCGTCGAAACAAAATAGTCGCCACGGTTGGTCCGGCCAGTTGCAGTAAAGAGATGTTGCTGGCTCTGATGGAGGCGGGCGCCGATGTCTTCCGCCTTAACTTTTCTCACGGCCAGCATGATGCTTTAACCGAAACGGTGGCCCTGATCCGGCAGATCTCGCGGAATCGCAGGCGCGCTGTTGCCATTCTCGGTGACCTGCAGGGGCCAAAAATTCGTACCGGTATGATGCGCGGCGATGTCATGACCCTGACCAGTGGTGAAAGAGTGGTAATTACCACGGCCGATGTGTTGGGTGAGGATGGTGTTATCCCAACCACTTACAAGTCACTACCGCAGGATGTGAGTGATGGCGACAGAATCCTCCTGGATGACGGCCTTTTGGAGCTTCAGGTTGAAAAAATCAGCGGCGAACAAGTGCATTGCCGTGTGCTTGTGGGAGGGCAGCTGAAGAATCGCAAAGGCATGAACCTGCCGGGCGTGGCCGTCTCTGCACCCGCTCTGACCGAAAAAGATCTGGCCGACCTTGAGTTTTGTATAGAGCAGGAGCTTGACTATCTGGCGCTCTCTTTTGTGCGTACGGCGGCAGAAGTCATCGAGCTCAAAAAACTCCTCGCACAAAGACAGGCGTCGATCCAGGTCATCGCCAAGATTGAGAAACCGGAAGCGGTGGAAGCTTTTACTGAAATCCTCGCAGCGGCCGACGGTATCATGGTGGCGCGCGGTGATCTGGGTGTGGAGATCAACTCGGAAAAAGTTCCCCTGATCCAGAAGCATATCATCCGGCAGTGTAACCTGGCCGGTAAGCCGGTCATCACGGCAACCCAGATGCTGGAGAGCATGGTCAATAACCCGCGACCGACCCGCGCCGAGACGTCCGATGTTGCCAACGCGATCCTCGATGGTACCGACGCGGTCATGTTGTCAGCGGAAACAGCTTCGGGAGATTATCCCTGTGAAGCGGTGGAGATGATGGTGCGGGTTGCCGTCGATGTTGAGCGAGACCCGCAGCTCAAAGAACAGTTTTTTCATCCCCTGTCAGAACAGAGCAGCACACCTAGCCTCACCGAATCAATTGGCCAGGCCGCCTGTCGGGTGGCTGAAAACGTCGGTGCCGCGGCCATTCTGGCTTTCACCCAGACCGGCAGTACGGCCGCCCTGGTCGCCAAGTATCGGCCGCCCATGCCGGTCTATGCTGTGACCCCGACCCTGGCGGTTCGTCGACGCATGGCCCTCTATGCAGGAGTGCGCTCTATCCGTGTTGATATCGAAGGGGACACGGAAGCGCAGATTCGCTCGGTGGATGCGGCGGTTCTGGAAGCTGGAGTTCTTAGCAAGGGAGATATCGTGGTGATTACCATGGGCAGCCCGCTTTCTGATCCCGGCACCACCAACCTGCTCAAGGTTCACCAGCTTGGCAGTTGATTGTAAAAACTGGAACGCGGAACGAGAAAATAAAATGAATAAAAAAGCAGTGGTTCTTTATAGCGGCGGTCTTGATTCAACGACCTGTATGGCGATCGCCAAAGCGGATGGTTTTGAGCCCTACGCGATGAGTTTCGCTTATGGCCAACGACACACCATCGAGCTGGAGAAAGCTCGTGAGTATGCAGCAAAGATCGGTGCCGTAAAACACCAGGTGGTGGAGATCGATCTGCGCCAGTTCGGCGGGAGCGCTTTGACCGCTGATCTTGATGTGCCAAAAGATCAGAGCTCAACAGACGATATTCCCATCACCTATGTCCCGGCGAGGAACACGATCTTTCTCAGCTTTGCGCTGGGTTGGGCGGAAGTCCTCGGTGCCAGTGATATCTATGTCGGCGTTAACGCTCTGGATTATTCCGGTTATCCGGATTGTCGCCCTGAATTTATCAGCGCGTTTGAAAATATGGCCAACCTTGCCACCCGGGCAGGTATCGAGGGCGATCAGCCCTACACCATACATTCGCCTTTGATCCAACTCAGCAAGGCGGAAATTATTCGCACCGGTCTGGACCTCGGCGTTGACTATGGCTTGACCCACTCCTGTTATGATCCGACTCCGGCAGGAATTTCCTGCGGACGCTGCGATTCCTGTTTTTTGCGCTTGAAAGGCTTTCGCGAGGCGGGCTTGGAAGATCCGATTGATTATGTGACGCGGGGCGCGTAGCGCGTTGCGAGAAAAGGCAAAAAAATGAATCAAACAAAACAAGACCAGGGTTCTCCGCAGCACGCGCCACAGGCCATGCGCGCCACAGGCGAAGCCGGCTGCATGCCTGACATGCAGAAGAGCCACGACGATCGTAACATCGCCATCGACAAGGTCGGCGTTAAGGATATCCGCTACCCAATCGTCGTCATGGACAAGAGCAAAGAGCAACAGCAGACGGTTGCGCGCATCAACATGTATGTTGACCTGCCCCATCACTTCAAGGGCACCCACATGAGTCGCTTCATCGAGATACTCAATCAGTATCACGGCCAGGTCAGTATCGACCGCATGAACACCATGCTGAGTGATATGAAAAAGCATCTTGAGGCCAGTTGTGCCCACCTCGAACTGGAGTTTCCGTATTTCATCGAGAAGCAGGCACCAGCGTCCGGAGCGCGCAGCTTGATGGAGTACCAGTGCAATATGACCGGCAGCCTCGGCGAGGATTACGATTTTGTGCTTGGCGTCACGGTACCCATGACCTCGCTTTGCCCCTGTTCGCGGGAAATCAGCGA
This genomic interval carries:
- a CDS encoding peptidylprolyl isomerase, producing the protein MMKKIILMILTASLLFTAPVLAFEVVVIETNHGDITVELDNEKAPISVANFLAYAESNHYDGTIFHRVIKDFMIQGGNFTPDMSPKKTLAQIKNEAGNGLRNLRGTIAMARTGVVDSATSQFFINLKDNDFLDHKDTSVRGYGYAVFGKVIKGMDVVDKIGTTKTHTFKRFRDVPAEPVVIKSVKRVAK
- the nth gene encoding endonuclease III, with product MKTRRISKVHALHTLDRLEASYPDAHCALLHDNPWQLLIATILSAQCTDVRVNMVTPVLFNRFPDPLSLAQAELGDVEELIRSTGFFRNKAKSLIGCSRALVEEHQGKVPQEMSALVALPGVGRKTANVVLGNAFATPGMVVDTHVGRIAGRLGWVTVRTAEGIEEQLCKLLPKERWTQAAHVLIFHGRQCCRAQTAWCSNCPVVDRCPQVGVGRQK
- a CDS encoding PBP1A family penicillin-binding protein; protein product: MPKQKEKQKKSLLTILTRTLLTLGLLGLLLAILIPVGAYLYISKSLPKVDTLADYRPPIITRVLSDDGSVIAELFEERRIIAPVSKMPKQLVQAFVAAEDANFFKHQGIDIVSIIRAAIKNIKAGGIVQGGSTITQQVAKSLLLTPERKFKRKFKEAILAYRMEKRLSKEEILYLYLNQIYLGHGAHGVQAAAENYFDKDVENLTLAECSILAGLPKAPSRYSPYRHYERAKDRQVYVLGRMVSEGFITQEEADQAAAQELVIRPRINQHLTNAAYFTEQVRRYLEDTYGEEQLYRGGLEVQTSMNLQMQLAAQASVQANLRDHDKRRGYRGPLAVLTPEEEGLFLSEQVASFAEKTPQVDDFIEAVVSGSDKKSLHLRFADREGRILLKESEWAGPIQQVKRTEAESGNANEQATRLPLGSRIQVRVLNIPTEDPWQLSLEQEPQAQGALLAMDPHTGQIKVMVGGYDFRTSQFNRVLQARRLPGSAMKPLIYASALDKGYTPATVILDTPLIYKERLESGEIKEWKPKNYSKRFYGPVPLRTALAKSYNVITIKILEDIGVRYAANYARKLGIESDLAEDLTLGLGSSALTPMELARSYSVLANGGVRVAPTYINKVLDRDGKVIESNDPADFPAGPMSGQKLIGQSRNRVISPETAYLTTNLLESVVQNGTGWRARSLKRPTAGKTGTTNDLKDAWFIGYVNQLLAVSWVGYDLERPLGKQETGSKAAAPAWVAFMLEATKDMPVEHFPVPDSILFRPIDPLTGLLAPEDSQDIVIEAFAPNTAPVRYALDEKTPEAKDFFRLDMDEL
- the pyk gene encoding pyruvate kinase produces the protein MPVIAFRRNKIVATVGPASCSKEMLLALMEAGADVFRLNFSHGQHDALTETVALIRQISRNRRRAVAILGDLQGPKIRTGMMRGDVMTLTSGERVVITTADVLGEDGVIPTTYKSLPQDVSDGDRILLDDGLLELQVEKISGEQVHCRVLVGGQLKNRKGMNLPGVAVSAPALTEKDLADLEFCIEQELDYLALSFVRTAAEVIELKKLLAQRQASIQVIAKIEKPEAVEAFTEILAAADGIMVARGDLGVEINSEKVPLIQKHIIRQCNLAGKPVITATQMLESMVNNPRPTRAETSDVANAILDGTDAVMLSAETASGDYPCEAVEMMVRVAVDVERDPQLKEQFFHPLSEQSSTPSLTESIGQAACRVAENVGAAAILAFTQTGSTAALVAKYRPPMPVYAVTPTLAVRRRMALYAGVRSIRVDIEGDTEAQIRSVDAAVLEAGVLSKGDIVVITMGSPLSDPGTTNLLKVHQLGS
- the queC gene encoding 7-cyano-7-deazaguanine synthase QueC translates to MNKKAVVLYSGGLDSTTCMAIAKADGFEPYAMSFAYGQRHTIELEKAREYAAKIGAVKHQVVEIDLRQFGGSALTADLDVPKDQSSTDDIPITYVPARNTIFLSFALGWAEVLGASDIYVGVNALDYSGYPDCRPEFISAFENMANLATRAGIEGDQPYTIHSPLIQLSKAEIIRTGLDLGVDYGLTHSCYDPTPAGISCGRCDSCFLRLKGFREAGLEDPIDYVTRGA
- the folE2 gene encoding GTP cyclohydrolase FolE2, translated to MPDMQKSHDDRNIAIDKVGVKDIRYPIVVMDKSKEQQQTVARINMYVDLPHHFKGTHMSRFIEILNQYHGQVSIDRMNTMLSDMKKHLEASCAHLELEFPYFIEKQAPASGARSLMEYQCNMTGSLGEDYDFVLGVTVPMTSLCPCSREISERGAHNQRSAVTVEIRYTDHIWLEDLIEWVEECGSAPVYALLKRDDEKALTEMAYDNPMFVEDVVRKVTQRLLKVPEITWFKVACENFESIHNHSAYGQVERTKSEKRG